Genomic window (Paraburkholderia phenazinium):
TACGCAGTCCGCCGCTACGCCGCCTGAGTTGACGCTCGCCGATGTGCTGCAACCCGCCTGGCGTGTCGCGCCGCGCGTGCGTTCGCTGGTGACCACGCGCAACGGCGGCGTGAGCCTGCCGCCGTTCGGCCGCTGGCACGACGGCGTCGAGACGCCGGGCGGCCTGAACCTCGGCCGGCTGGCGGGCGACGATCCGGCTTGCGTCGAGCAGAATCGCGCGCGTCTGATGAGCTTGACGGGTGGCGCCGAAGCGGCGTGGCTCCAGCAGGTTCACGGTGCGGATGTGGTGGATGCGCACGAGGTGCTGGCGCGGGCCCGCAAGGGCGAGCCACTCATGCGCGCCGACGCCAGCGTCACCAACCAGCCCGGCACGATTTGCGTCGTGATGATTGCCGATTGCATGCCTGTGTTGCTGTGCGACGCCGATGGCTGCGCGGTGGGTGCCGCGCATGCAGGGTGGCGCGGCCTGGCCGCGGGCGTCGTCGAGAAGACCGCGCAGCGCGTCGCCGATCTCGCGGGCACGCAGCCCGGCGCACTGCACGCGTATCTCGGACCGTCCATCGGACCTGCCACGTTCGAGGTGGGGGCAGACGTGCGCGACGCATTCATGAATGGCGCCGAGGATTCGCAACGTGAGGCGACGGCTCGTGCGTTCGTGCCGCGTCCCGAGGCGGCGGGCAAATATCTCGCCGATCTGCCCGCGCTGGCGCGTTTGCGTTTGCAACGTCTTGGCGTGACGCAGATTACCGGTGGCGACACATGCACGGTGACTCAGCGTGAACGTTTCTATTCTTACCGGCGCGATCGCGTCACAGGCCGCATGGCCGCCTTGATCTGGCTTGCCGACTGAGCGCGCACGCCTGCTTATGCCGCTGGCGGCCATAACAGGCGGGGATCGTCAGGGTTTGTTCGGGGGCGCCGCGGGCATTTTTGTTGCGCCGCCAAAGGCGAACGCGCCGGCTGCCGGGCTTGCCATAGCGCGGCTCGAAAAGCGCCGTTATTTCCCGTGTTAAATGCAAAAAAGGCCCTGCGAATATGGGCCTTTTACATTTCTTGTCCATTCGTTCTAGCGGGCCACATTAAGGCGATGAAATACATGGGGAAAACGATAATTAAAAAAATATCGCACTGCGGCAAAATCGGGAACAAGCATTGACATGCCTTGCGATGGGGAGCAAGAATGTTCCCCACACACGGGACAGGGCGTGACGAGGTCGCGAGCAATCGCCCACGTGCGTCGGAAACCTGCCTCTCAACCGTCCGTCAGGACTCACCGGTCAAAAGCAGGTATGGCAGCATCACAACATTCCTCGACTTCCTCAAGCACGGACTCCACGACGGAGCAGCAGACCAGTGCAGGTCCCGCCGGAGCGCAGCAGTTATTCGATGCCTGGATCAACGCATGGCGTTCGCTCGGCGTGCCTGCCGCGGGTGCCGGCGCGGCGTTCCAGATGCCGCAGATGCCCTCCATGCCGGCCATGCCCGACTTCAGCAACGCTGCGGCCGCGATGGCGCCGTTCGCCGGCCTGAAGGTACCCACCGCGGCGATCCCTTCTGAGCGTTTGCAGAAGCTGCAAGCCGACTACTCGCGCGAAGCGATGCAGTTGCTCCAGCAATCGGCTGAGTCGACGCCGAAGATCCCCGAACTGAAGGACCGTCGTTTCAGCGCGGAGGCATGGAGCGCCACGCCGGCGTATGCGTTTACCGCCGCATGGTATCTGCTGAACGCGCGCTATCTGCAGGAGCTGGTCGAGGCGCTCGATACCGAACCGAAGGTGCGCGAACGCATCCGCTTCGCGGTCCAGCAGTGGACGGCGGCGGCCGCGCCGAGCAACTTCCTCGCGCTCAATCCCGAAGCGCAGAAGACCTTGCTGGAGAGTCGCGGCGAGAGCCTGCGCCAGGGCGTCGCCAATCTGTTGGGCGACCTGCAGCGCGGCAAGATTTCGCAGACCGACGAATCGCGTTTTGTGGTCGGCAAGAATCTCGCAAACACCGAAGGCTCAGTGGTGTTCGAGAACGACCTGATCCAGTTGATCCAGTACAAGCCGCGCACGGCGAGCGTGCGCGAGCGGCCCTTGCTGATCGTGCCGCCTTGCATCAACAAGTTCTATATCCTCGATCTGCAACCGGAGAATTCGCTCGTCGCTCATGGGCTCGAGTCGGGGCATCAGGTGTTCCTGATTTCGTGGCGCAATGCGGATGCCTCGATTGCGCATAAGACGTGGGACGACTACACCGACGAAGGCGTGCTCACCGCGATCGAAACCGTGCGCAAGATCAGCGGGCGCGAGCAGATCAACACGCTCGGCTTCTGCGTCGGCGGCACGATGCTCGCCACGGCGCTGGCCGTTGCGGCGGCGCGCGGCGAACATCCCGCAGCTTCGATGACGCTGCTCACCGCCATGCTCGATTTTTCGGACACAGGTGTGCTCGACGTGTTCGTCGACGAAGCGCATGTGCAGATGCGCGAGCAGACCATCGGCGGCAAGAACGGCGCGAAGCCGGGACTGATGCGCGGCATCGAGTTCGCCAACGCGTTCTCGTTCCTGCGTCCGAACGATCTCGTGTGGAACTATGTCGTCGACAACTATCTAAAGGGCCGCACGCCGATGCCGTTCGACCTGCTGTACTGGAACAGCGATTCGACGAGCCTGCCCGGACCGATGTACGTGTGGTACCTGCGCAATACGTATCTGGAGAATCGTCTGCGCGAGCCGAATGCGCTGACCGTGTGCGGCGAGAAGGTGGACCTGTCGCTGATCGATGTGCCCACCTTCATCTACGGTTCACGCGAGGACCATATCGTGCCGTGGCGCACGGCCTATGCCTCGGTGCCGCTGCTGAGCGGGCCGCTGGAATTCGTGCTTGGCGCGTCGGGGCATATCGCGGGCGTGATCAATCCGCCTGCCAAGAACAAGCGCAATTACTGGGTGCTGCAGACAGAGGGCAAGCACTTGCCGGAGAGTCCGGACGACTGGTTCGAACAGGCAACGGAAGTGCCGGGAAGCTGGTGGCCCGAATGGACCCGCTGGCTCGATCAATACGGCGGCAAGAAGGTCAAGGCGCGTGCCACTGCGGGCTCGGCCGACTATCCGGCGATCGAGGCGGCGCCTGGGCGCTATGTGATGCAACGCGAGTAACGATGGCGGGTAGCGCAGACAAGGCGCGGATGAAGGTGCGGATGCGACCAGAACGATTGACGCCGGCTGTGTGAGCCGACGGCGTTGGCGGCACTGAGCAGGTGATTGGATTTTTAACTTGACGGGCGGCGGAGCGACTGGCCGCGATGCCCGGAGGAAATTGAAATGACTGATGTAGTGATCGTATCGGCCGCGCGTACGGCAGTCGGCAAATTCGGTGGGTCGCTGGCGAAAATCGCTGCACCCGATCTCGGCGCACTCGTGGTTCGCGCTGCACTCGAACGCGCGGGTGTGAAGCCCGAGCAGGTCAGCGAAGTGATCCTGGGCCAGGTCCTGACGGCAGGGTCCGGCCAGAATCCGGCGCGCCAGGCGCTGATCAAGGCGGGCCTGCCGCTGGCGGTGCCCGGCATGACCATCAACAAGGTGTGCGGCTCGGGCCTGAAGGCCGTGATGCTGGCGGCCAACGCCATCATCGCCGGCGACGCGGATATCGTGGTGGCGGGCGGCCAGGAAAACATGAGCGCGGCGCCGCACGTGCTGCCGGGCTCGCGCGACGGCTTCCGCATGGGCGACGCCAAGCTGATCGACAGCATGATCGTCGACGGCCTGTGGGACGTCTACAACCAGTACCACATGGGCGTGACGGCCGAGAACGTCGCGAAGGAATACGGCATCACGCGCGAACAGCAGGACGCGTTCGCGGCCCTTTCGCAGAATAAGGCGGAAGCCGCACAGAAGGCGGGCCGTTTCGATGATGAGATCGTGCCGGTCGAGATTCCGCAACGCAAGGGCGAGCCGCTGCGCTTCGCCACGGATGAATTCGTGCGCCACGGCGTGACGGCCGAATCGCTCGCCGGTCTGAAGCCGGCCTTCTCGAAAGAAGGCACGGTGACGGCCGCCAATGCGTCGGGCCTGAACGACGGTGCGGCTGCGGTGCTCGTGATGTCGGCCAAGAAGGCCGAAGCGCTGGGTCTCAAGCCGCTCGCGCGCATCAAGGCATACGCCAGCGCCGGTGTCGATCCGAAGGTGATGGGCATGGGCCCGGTGCCGGCTTCGCGCCGCTGTCTCGAACGCGCGGGCTGGAGCCCGGCCGATCTCGACCTGATGGAAATCAACGAGGCGTTCGCTGCGCAGGCGCTCGCCGTGCACCAGCAAATGGGCTGGGACACGTCGAAGGTCAACGTGAACGGCGGCGCGATTGCGATCGGCCACCCGATCGGCGCGTCCGGTTGCCGGATCCTCGTCACGCTGCTGCACGAAATGCAAAAGCGCGACGCGAAGAAGGGCTTGGCCTCGCTGTGTATCGGCGGCGGCATGGGCGTGGCGCTGGCTGTCGAACGCGCCTGAGTCCGAACGAATGAGTTGAGTGTTGCCGCGCGCCGCGGCGTCAGCGGTCCGGGTCGAAGCGGTGCGTGGTGTGCGGTGTAGTGGCCTCGCCAGCCGGTCGCCCGGCGGCAGCGGAGATGCAGTACAGGCGAGGGAAGGGGCTGCCGGTCGGCGCCTCGAAAAAACGATAATGGAGTGTGGTTTATGGCACAGCGAATTGCGTATGTAACGGGCGGGATGGGCGGCATCGGCACGAGCATTTGCCAACGTCTTCACAAGGAAGGCTTCAAGGTCGTCGCCGGCTGTGGCCCGAACTCCCCACGCCGCGTCAAGTGGCTCGAAGAGCAGAAGGTCCTCGGTTACGACTTCATCGCCTCGGAAGGCAATGTGGGCGACTGGGAATCGACCAAGGCGGCTTTCGACAAGGTGAAAGCCGAGGTCGGCGAGGTCGACGTTCTGGTCAACAATGCGGGCATTACGCGCGACGTCGTGTTCCGCAAGATGACCCACGAAGACTGGACGGCGGTGATCGACACCAACCTGACGAGCCTGTTCAACGTCACCAAGCAGGTGATCGACGGGATGGTCGAGCGTGGCTTCGGGCGAGTGATCAACATCTCGTCGGTGAACGGGCAGAAGGGCCAGTTCGGGCAGACGAACTACTCGACGGCGAAGGCCGGCATTCACGGCTTCACAATGTCGCTGGCTCAGGAAGTCGCCACCAAGGGCGTCACGGTGAACACCGTTTCGCCTGGCTACATTGGTACGGATATGGTCAAGTCGATCCGCCCCGATGTGCTGGAAAAGATCGTTGCGACGATTCCGGTGCGCCGTCTCGGCCAGCCGGATGAAATCGGTTCGATCGTAGCGTGGCTCGCGTCGGACGAATCGGGCTTTTCGACGGGCGCGGATTTTTCGCTGAATGGCGGTCTGCACATGGGCTGATCCGTGCAGCGTCCGGTCGCAAGACAGGGCGCTACAGGGTTCAGGTGTTTCCGGCGGCGTCTCGTACCTGCAATCGGGCCCGGTTGCGCGTGCGGCAGGACGCCGTTTCTGCGCTTCAATGGCGCTC
Coding sequences:
- the pgeF gene encoding peptidoglycan editing factor PgeF, which encodes MTQPDATQSAATPPELTLADVLQPAWRVAPRVRSLVTTRNGGVSLPPFGRWHDGVETPGGLNLGRLAGDDPACVEQNRARLMSLTGGAEAAWLQQVHGADVVDAHEVLARARKGEPLMRADASVTNQPGTICVVMIADCMPVLLCDADGCAVGAAHAGWRGLAAGVVEKTAQRVADLAGTQPGALHAYLGPSIGPATFEVGADVRDAFMNGAEDSQREATARAFVPRPEAAGKYLADLPALARLRLQRLGVTQITGGDTCTVTQRERFYSYRRDRVTGRMAALIWLAD
- the phaC gene encoding class I poly(R)-hydroxyalkanoic acid synthase, which codes for MAASQHSSTSSSTDSTTEQQTSAGPAGAQQLFDAWINAWRSLGVPAAGAGAAFQMPQMPSMPAMPDFSNAAAAMAPFAGLKVPTAAIPSERLQKLQADYSREAMQLLQQSAESTPKIPELKDRRFSAEAWSATPAYAFTAAWYLLNARYLQELVEALDTEPKVRERIRFAVQQWTAAAAPSNFLALNPEAQKTLLESRGESLRQGVANLLGDLQRGKISQTDESRFVVGKNLANTEGSVVFENDLIQLIQYKPRTASVRERPLLIVPPCINKFYILDLQPENSLVAHGLESGHQVFLISWRNADASIAHKTWDDYTDEGVLTAIETVRKISGREQINTLGFCVGGTMLATALAVAAARGEHPAASMTLLTAMLDFSDTGVLDVFVDEAHVQMREQTIGGKNGAKPGLMRGIEFANAFSFLRPNDLVWNYVVDNYLKGRTPMPFDLLYWNSDSTSLPGPMYVWYLRNTYLENRLREPNALTVCGEKVDLSLIDVPTFIYGSREDHIVPWRTAYASVPLLSGPLEFVLGASGHIAGVINPPAKNKRNYWVLQTEGKHLPESPDDWFEQATEVPGSWWPEWTRWLDQYGGKKVKARATAGSADYPAIEAAPGRYVMQRE
- a CDS encoding acetyl-CoA C-acetyltransferase: MTDVVIVSAARTAVGKFGGSLAKIAAPDLGALVVRAALERAGVKPEQVSEVILGQVLTAGSGQNPARQALIKAGLPLAVPGMTINKVCGSGLKAVMLAANAIIAGDADIVVAGGQENMSAAPHVLPGSRDGFRMGDAKLIDSMIVDGLWDVYNQYHMGVTAENVAKEYGITREQQDAFAALSQNKAEAAQKAGRFDDEIVPVEIPQRKGEPLRFATDEFVRHGVTAESLAGLKPAFSKEGTVTAANASGLNDGAAAVLVMSAKKAEALGLKPLARIKAYASAGVDPKVMGMGPVPASRRCLERAGWSPADLDLMEINEAFAAQALAVHQQMGWDTSKVNVNGGAIAIGHPIGASGCRILVTLLHEMQKRDAKKGLASLCIGGGMGVALAVERA
- a CDS encoding 3-ketoacyl-ACP reductase, with amino-acid sequence MAQRIAYVTGGMGGIGTSICQRLHKEGFKVVAGCGPNSPRRVKWLEEQKVLGYDFIASEGNVGDWESTKAAFDKVKAEVGEVDVLVNNAGITRDVVFRKMTHEDWTAVIDTNLTSLFNVTKQVIDGMVERGFGRVINISSVNGQKGQFGQTNYSTAKAGIHGFTMSLAQEVATKGVTVNTVSPGYIGTDMVKSIRPDVLEKIVATIPVRRLGQPDEIGSIVAWLASDESGFSTGADFSLNGGLHMG